The genomic window AAAGTTTCACCGGAAGGAAAGGAGCATATTCTTCATATTGTGGGGCCTGGAGAAACGTTCGGTCAGGTCGCTGTTTATGCCGGGAGGTCATTTCCTGCAAGTTCAGAGGCAATTAGCCAAAGCCATCTGCTCTTTATCCCCAGAGTTGCATTTGTGGGGCTAATTGCCGACAATCCATCACTGGCAATGAGTATGTTGGCGGTTCTTTCCCTGCGGCTAAGAGAATTTACCATTCAGATTGAAAATCTTTCTTTAAAAGAGGTTCCTGGGCGTCTTGCATCCTACCTTATTTATCTCGCTGATGAGCAAAAAACAGAGGATACTATTTCTTTACCGATTTCAAAAGGGCAGCTGGCCAGTCTCCTTGGAACCATTCCTGAAACCTTGTCGCGAATTTTTACCAAAATGAGCAGCCAAAATCTAATTCAGGTAAGCGGTGGAGAAATAAAAATTTCAGACCGCACCGGACTTGATGATCTGGCTATGCATGGAAAGCTTTAAAATGGAAAATAAGTTTCGCATCGGAGTGCTCATATCAGGAAGTGGAACAAACCTGCAGGCGATCATCGATTCCTGTGAAACAGGTAAAATAAAAGGCAAACTGGCATTTGTAGGCTCGGACAATCCCAATGCCAAGGGTCTTGAAAGGGCTCGCAGGCATAAAATTCCTACGTTAGTAGTGGACTACTCTTCCATGATAAAACGATTGAACAGGAAAACGGAAAAAGCCCTGCTGCCTGATGACTTTAACTTTGATGATTTGCTGTCCAAGCAAACTCTCTTGTTAGGGAACGCCAATTCCAAAAAAACCAAAACATTTATAATGACGCGCGCAATAATTGAAAAAGAGCTTCTGGATAAGATGAAACCCTACCCTTTTGACCTTCTTGTACTGGCAGGTTTTATGAGAAATTTAACTCCGTATTTTATCGACAGGGTGAATACGAATCCTGGTTATCCCCGCATAATGAACATCCATCCTGCACTCCTTCCATCATTTCCCGGAACGGATGGATATGGAGATACGTTTCGCTATGGGTGCAAGGTGGGTGGCTGTACGGTTCACTTTATTGATTATGGGGAAGATACAGGGCCAATCATCGGCCAGAAATCATTTCAGATCGAAAAGGATGACACACTGGATACGATTAAAAAAAAAGGATTGGCATTGGAATGGGAGCTTTATGCGGAATGTATCAACCTGTTTGCCGAAAACAGGCTTAAGACAGTCAAGGTTCCATATAGGCTGAAAAACGGTGAACAAAAAGAAAGGACCGTGGTAAAAATATTAGATTCTTCTCCACTTTAGCTGAAGGAAAGGCCCCGAGGGTTGAGGGGTTTCTGGAGTTTTACAAATACGTTCTTGCACCGACATATCTGGATCTATAATATTTTCCTGAAAGTGAATCTCTGCGGATTTTTTTGCCGGTTCCCGATGCGTGGATAAATTTATTATTTCCCGTATATATCCCCACGTGAGATATTTTTTTCCATCCTATGGTTGCAAAAAAAACCAGGTCTCCTTTTATTAACTGACTGCGTAAAACAGGTTTTCCGACTTTCCACTGTTGTATGGAAGAGCGTGGGAGATTCAATCCGTTCAGCCGATAAACCGTCATGGTTAGCCCACTGCAATCAAACCCTTTTTGGGGAGAAGCCCCCCCCCATAGATACGGAACCCCAATAAAATTTTCGGCTGTTTTTACAATGGAACTTCTGATGCTGTTTTCATCTCTCAGATACTGTGGGCTGACAATATAAAAGTTATCAATAGTGCCATTGGCCTTAAGGAGTTCGGCTTTTTTGCGGGCTGCATTTTTGGTGGGAAAGTTGCCGAAGCGAACCTTATACAAACCCGATTGGTGAACAAAATGATACGCATTGAGTCCCTGACGTTGCAAGGTGTTGGTCAGCCTTAGCGCATTTCTTTGATTGGAAAATGCTCCGGCCTGAACGGCAAAATGAGCTGGGGCAAGAAATTTGGTTGAAATATATGGTGTTGAAGTCGGAGTCACAGTTGTAGAACCACCGCAACCTGATAAAAACAATAAGAGGATAACAACAATATGGACTTTAGCACAAGATTGGTATTTGGTTCCCATGGTTTTGGCCCTTAGAGTTTGTGCGAATATGAAGCTATTTTTATACGAGCCGTTAAAGCAATTTGACGATTAACGGTAGAGCGACAAATGTACCCACGGCGCTGCCAAGGTTGGTAAATACAACGACCAGAAGTATTCGTGTCACTTTGTTTTTCCAAAAACCACGTATAGAAATAATATCTTCGGGCAGGCTTTCAATATCCCTGACTCTTGGCTTTCTAGAAAATGCCTCCACAAGCCCGGAGACCCACCCTGCTGCAATCAGCGGGTTTAGAGAGGTTAACGGAGCAGCCAGAACGGAAGATAAAATGGTAAGGGGATGTGCAAAGGCGATGGCTGCACCAAGGCCTGCCAGTACTCCGTTTGCCAACAGCCAGTATTTTATCATTTCTTTTCCGGTGGCAGCTCCTCCGTAAAAAAAGCCCGCCACAAAAAGCATCAGGATGACTGCGGGAATCATCCATTTTAAAATACCGGAAGCCTTTCCTTTGGGTGGCAGTTGTTCCAGGGGTTCAATATCGATATTTACATTCCAGTATTTTTTAATTCCCGGCACATGACCGGCACCCACAACGGCAACAATAGTATTACCTGGAGCTGTTTGTATTTTATGAGCAAGGTATCTATCCCGCTCATCTATCAGGATATCTTTTAATACCGGAAGTGATTTACCAACATCGGCCAACAGCGTTTCAAGCACATCATTTTGCTTTATTTTTTCAATGTCTTGTTCGCTTATCTCATCGACTCCTCCCATCGATAAAATGAGTTGAAAGAACAGCTTAAACTTGCTCCAGAATCCCATGGTACGCCATGTTCTTGAAAGGGTGATACGGATGTCCCGATCTGCAAGGTGTATGTTGGCCCCCAGAGCTTCTCCTGTCTCAATGGCTTGAATCATTTCCTGACCGGGTTTAATATCAAATTTGCTGGCAATCCTTTTTTGAAATGACGATAGCAGGAGGTTGGTAAGAAGCAGAAAAGATTTTTTCTCCCTGATGACTTTGACAATATCCGTATCTTGCCACATTTCCTTTTGGCGGATGGCCTTATATCTGGATTCGCAGAGCTCAATGCAGACGGTATCGGGTTTTTCCTCTTCGATGACCTCTTTTACCAGCTGAGTGCTTTCTTTAGAAACATGAGCAGTTCCCAAAATAATAATTTCTTTGTCTTCCAAGTCAAGGCGGTGTATCATATTGCTGTTATTTATCATTGTGATAGTGTATATATTTCCTTTACCGAGTGACTCAAGTTTCGCATCCTTGATTTCAATCACGGTCCAGGCGGTGAAAAGCCTCTACCGTCTAAAGCTTTAATTGAATTGATGGGTGCGATACGGGAGCATTTGATTTTAAAGCTACGTCATCTATGCGTAGATTTTTTTGCTATGACGGATTAATATAACAACTACACTTGAGGTGTCAATGCAAGTTCAACGCCTGCAATGATTAAAAAATGGAGGTTATGATTGAATGGCACATGAAATTGAACAGAATACCGGCAGTTATTTAATAGAAAAAGAGCCATATTATGTGCAGACAGATAATGAGGTCGCCCTTTTTGAGGCTGCTTATAATGCCAGGCTCCCGGTTATGCTAAAAGGGCCGACAGGTTGCGGTAAAACAAGATATGTCGAATATATGGCATATCGATTAAAACGGCCACTGATAACCGTGGCCTGTCATGAAGACCTGTTTGCATCTGATCTGATAGGTCGTTATCTGCTGAAAAGCGATGAAACCGTATGGGTCGATGGTCCATTGACAAATGCTGTGCGCAATGGCGCCATATGTTATCTTGACGAAATTGTAGAAGCCCGCAAGGATACAACCGTGGTGATTCATCCTTTGACAGACAATCGAAGAACACTGAGCATAGATAAAAAAGGTGAAACCATACGCGCACATAAGGATTTTATGATGGTGATCTCATATAATCCAGGATATCAATCTGTGCTGAAGGATTTAAAACAAAGCACACGTCAGCGTTTTGTCGCCCTTGAATTTAATTATCCGGAAGCCGAAAAAGAAGCCCGGATCGTTTCTCATGAAGGAGAAATTGAAATGGAAACCGCCATGAGACTGGTTACTCTGGCAGAAAAAATAAGGAGTATCAGGGAGCATGGCCTGGCAGAAGGGGCAAGTACCCGCCTGTTGATATATGCCTCTCAGTTGATAAAAAGAGGCACACCGGTGCACCAGGCATGTAAAACAGCAATATGCCTCCCGCTTACAGACGATGAAAGGCTTCAGGAAACCTTGAACGATCTAATAGAAGATATTTTTTAGCGGTTTTGTAAAGACTAATCGTTCACCACAAAGCTCGCAGAGAGCACAGAGAATATATTGTTATATTAATTAGTTGCCTCTGTGGTCTCAGTGCTCTCCGTGGTAAATTTGATTTCTGAGAAACCACCTGTTTTTCTATGGAAAAAGAAAATCCTTTAAAATTGCTTGCTATAGCTGACCCTGATCTGGCGGAAATGGTTTCAGCGGGACTGAAAAAGAAAAAACGATCCATTTCTGCTGGAAATATAAAGATGCTGGTTGATGAAACCCTGTGGGGATTGTCTGTTGAAATGTCTCTCGGGCGTGCCATTGCCGAGGGATACATTAAGTTCATGGAAAATAAAAACCGCGATAAGCTGTTGCAATATCGTGATTTAACCCGCAAAGGCGGAAGCGTGGGGCCGACCTTTGGTCGGCTTATGGCTATATACCTTGTTCCCGTGTTAAAACATGGTGACGGCAGAATGCTTAACATGTTTCTGGATGCCGTTGATGTGATGCAACAAAAGGGAACCCATACGCTAAAAAGCCCCTTAAAATCTCTAGCCCTTTTATTAGACACCGGGAATAATCAGGCAGCAGCAGAGTATCTTAAACTCCTTGGCACCACTTTTTCCCAAGGTTTGACTTATAGCCAGTGCCAACATTTTTCTTATGTGCTGCCCAAAACGGTACTTTCCTTTTCTTCTTCCAAGCGCCCATGGCAAATTAAACAGTTGATAAGACTGGTAAGTGAAGACATTCGTCTGGTCGATCCTTTTCTTGATGGCATGGAAAAATGCTTGTATCTTCTTTCAAAAGAAGCGTTGGATAAATTTGTATCTTTAGGCCTCAAAAAAGCAAAGCAAAACATGACGCTTGGTATAAAATTTTTATCCCTTACCTCCAAACTGGGTATTGATACCTATGAGGGTATGCAAATAACGGTACCCATTACACAGGTCAAACAGCAGATAAACCATTATCTTCGGGCTCGAACCGGCCTGATGATTCCCATACGGCCTCTGTCCATGATGGCAAAATTTCAAAGTGATGAGGGTGATAGTAAAACAGGCGCTTGCTGCGACGGGAAATTTATTTACCTGCCCGATGAAATAAGTTTCTTTAAAACAAAGGAAGAAAACATCAAACTGTATAAATGCCTTGCCCGGTTTGAATCCGGCTGTTTTGAATTTAACACATTCGATTTTGATTTAGAAAGAGCAAGGGAAAAATACTTCCGGATCAACTCTTTGGCGAAAAGGGCACCCGTCCAGGAGAAAATGTCCGATTTGCAGCGATTTTTCCTGCTTTTTCCCCATAAAGAGCTGGCATCCGACCTGTTTACAATTTTTGAGCAGGGCCGTATTAGAACATTATTTGCCAGGCGGTATCCCGGCTTGGTGAGAAATTTTCTGCCGGTACTTCAAGAGGAAGCGCTGTGCATCTTCAACCAAGAAAGATGTGTGAAGCCTGTTTATCTGCTGTATTTACGAATTGCCCTTGGATGTTCTACTGATGAAGGTTTGTACCCGGATGAAGGGTATATAAAAAAGGCTGCCGAGCGATTTGAAAAAAAAATCAGGGAAGACCATACGGTTGAAGTATGTGCCCATTTGGTCAGTTGTACCTATCCGGAAATAGAGTCGATTTTAAAGCAGAACCCGATCGGTGATCAGCTAGCGGAAGGTTATCTGTCGGTAAAGTTTCCCTTTGGACGTAAACTTCGGCCAGATCTTTTTTATCTGGCAAACAGTCATATGGAAAATATGGCTCAAACAGTTAAGGTGATGCTTGAAGCAAAAGGATATAAAGTTTATAAATCTGAGATAAGAAACTGCCTTGATGCCAACCATGGTACTTTATCTCATGAGGATATACAAGATATGATCGGAACGGGTGAATTTCGCGGAATAAAAATTCAGGAAATAGTCGATTCTGTAAAACCTCAAACCGTTGATATATCCCTTGCTGATGCCGATACAAATAAGACTTTCTGGTACAAAGAATGGGACTGCAATATTCAAGACTATCTTAATGACCATGTAAGAGTGGTGGAAAAATTGCTCAATGGATACCAGGACAATTTTTATAACGATGTCCTTGAGCAGTATCGGTGTTTGGTACAAAAGATTAAATATGCGTTTGAACATTTAAGACCGGAAGGGCTTAAAATATTAAGGCAATGGGTAGAGGGAGATGAATTTGATTACAGGGCCCTTTTGGATTTTGTCATGGACAAAAAGGCGAGGATAATGCCTTCCGACAGGCTTTATATTAAACGGATAAAACAGCAAAGAGATGTGGCTGTTTTGCTTTTGGTAGATCTTTCCAGGTCTACGGCAAATACTGTTTACCGCTCTAAAGCTTCTGTTCTTGATATTGAAAAAGAGGCCATTGTGCTTTTCTGTGAGGCCCTTGAAGTCGTGGGTGATGCCTTTGCAATTGCAGGGTTTTCTGGAACCGGTCGCCTGGGAGTTGATTATTTTAATATAAAAGAATTTGATGAGGATATGGGGACTTCTGTCCGGCAGCGAATAAGTGCCATGGCTCCGCAGCGAAGCACCCGGATGGGCGCAGCCATTCGCCATGCTGCCGGAAAATTTGACCGGGTATCTTCCAAAGTCCGCCTGATGATCATTTTAAGCGACGGTTTTCCGAATGATGTTGACTACAAGCAGGAATATGCTATCAAGGATACACGTAAGGCCATATCCGAAGTGCACTCCAAGAATATTTACGTTCACTCTATAACGGTTAACCTTGCCCAATACTCAAAGCTGGACGATCTTTATGGGGATGTGAAGCACAACATTATTTCGGATATTCGTGAACTTCCCGACAAGCTTTTGCGTATTTACAGCGGGTTGACCCGATAGTCGGTGTTATTATTATGATTATATACGACGATATATTTTCCTGGGAAGGATTTGGCGGCAAGCTGCGTATTGGAAGTGGAAAGTGCAGACTGCGGATCTTTGACCTTAAACAGGGTACTGAGAAAGGGCTTGACTATATAAGACCCATTATCGCCGTGGTTTCGGATATTTCCAGAAGCAATATTAGCATCAAAAGCTGCTCCGGTCATATTGCCACCAAGGTCATCAGAGAATTCAATATTGATCCAAGCCGTATGTTATATGTGGAATATTATCCTGCAGTCATGTATGGTGAAAAGAACGAAAAAATGATACCGGAAAGATATGATGCCATAGAATTTTCCTGGCATGAGGATAAAGCAATAAAACCAAAATGGAGAACCTTAAAGCCACCGCTGGTCGATTTAATTGAGAGATTGATGGAAGAAAGACTAACCCAATAATAAGATTTATTGTTATATATTGCGTTTTAATAAACTTGTTCATTTGATTACCATGTAAGTGTTCCGGGTTACGTGTTGCGAGTTATTAGTCGGAAATAATCCTTTTTTACAACCCGTACCACCTAACTTGTAACAATTGCGTGTGACATAAAAAGAACTTTCTGATAAATAGGATTTGGTAATTTACCTTATTGAGGGAAAAAATATTATGCTGGTACTAGGATTACAGGGAAGTCCCCGAAAAAATGGCAACACCGATTATTTTTTAAAGGCATTTATGAACGAAGCTGAAAAGTCAGGGGTTAAAACCCATACCGTAGAGGTTGCTAAAAAGAATATTCAACCGTGCAGGGGATGCGGTTTTTGTGAGAAACACGGGAAGTGCGTCATTGACGATGACGATATGACCGGAGAGATCTATTCTCTACTTCGACAGGCGGATGTTATTGTGGCTGCCACACCCGTTTTTTTCTACTCCGCAACAGCACAGTTAAAGGCTCTAATTGACAGAAGCCAAACACTGTGGTCAAGGAAATATAAACTAAACGTGGTCGATCCGGGCAGGAAAACGAGACAGGGATTCCTTCTTTCTATAGGCGCGACCAAGGGAAAAAACCTGTTTGATGGTCTTAAGTTGACTATGAAATATTTTTATGATGCAACCGGGGCCGGATTTCACGGCAGCCTGACTTACCGCAGGATTGAAAATAAAGGAGATATCAAAAAGCATCCCACAGTTCTCGATGATATACAGGAAGCTGCCGGCAGCCTTTTAAAGCCGTTTCTTGGCAGAAAGAAAATTATTTTTGCATGCATCGGGAACACATGTCGAAGTCAGATGGCCTCCGCCTTTGCCCAATCCTATGCCGGTGATAGAATAGAGGCTTTAAGCGGTGGCAGCAAGCCGGAGCATGAGATTAATCCGGTCATGGTTGAAGCAATGGGGGAAAGGGGAATAGATATGGCGTTTAGGAAAACCCAATCTTTAGAATCCGCCATTTCCCAGGTAAAACCGGATATGATTATTACCATGGGATGTGGCGAAGAATGTCCCTATGTCCCGGGAGCAACGGTAAAGGATTGGGAGGTGCCGGACCCCGCCGGAAAATCGATGGATTTCATGCGAACGGTTCGTGATGAGATAAAACAGAGAGTAGAAGGGCTTATAAAGAGCCTGACCTAACCAAAATGCTCTTTTTCAGCTTGTTTGGCTGCTGCCAGATAAGTGTTTCGGGTTACGAGTTGCGGGTTTAAAAAGCAGATGAAGGTTCCGATGAACAACACGAAACGCGTAACAATATCATATGACACAAAAAGAAACTGCTGCTAAATAGAACTGATCAATTACGCGATCAGGCTAAAATACAATCCCGGTATATCCAACAAAACTGTCACCAGGACTTTTATCATAACTGGTGGCATAGGTGATCTCTTCCGCTTGCTTGGCTCCCAGCTCTTTTGCAGCAGCTATTGCTGTTGCGGCGGCTCCTGCACAACATGCATTCTGGTTTGACAATGCTTCATTGATCACATCTTCCGGTTTCATGGCGACCATTGCATCAATCACCCGGCGATCATTTTCATTTCGTGCCCAGTCAACTGCCGCTTGCCCCGTTCCTTTGGGTACAAACCCATAGTTGGGTCCATAATGGGTCAGGTCTGTGGAGCCGAGGATATTGATTCTCAGGCCCAGCTTCTTGCCGATCTCGACAACGGCTTTTCCGATTTTAAGAGAATCTTTTGCCGGAGGAACACCAAGGGGAAGGATTTTAACCGTATCAAAGAAATATTTTATAAATGGAAGCTGGAGTTCAATGGTATTGTCCTGGGGAAGGTGATCAGGCGTTTCAATATTAAAGGAAAATCGGCCGGTGAGTTCTTTTGCCAGGGATTTTTCTATTTGGATATCACCAAAGGGGGTTTCCCAGGCGCCTTCTTTCATAATATAGCAAGGTGAGCTTGAATGAAGATGCATTCCAAAAATCACAAAAACATCGGGCGGGTTGTTTTTTTTGAGAGAATGAATCACATGACAGGCAATACTTCCGGAAAAAAACCAGCCGGCATGGGGCACGATTCCGCCTACCGGATTTTCAATTGAGGAAGCTTTTATTTTTTCTTCAAGAAAACGGCTTATTTCCCTTTCGCATTCTTCGGAACTGCCAGGATACCAGGAACCGGCAAAATCGGCTTTTTTAATATTCATCTTTGCTACCTTCATATAGTAATTTTCATAAATTTTCATGCTCGACTGGGCACAACGAGGCATGAAACCTAAGGTTCGACCGGGGAATTGCCTATGGGCCCGTTACCAGACCTAACATATTAGATCGGTATGTAACACGCCCCCTATCTTCTCAGTTAAACCCATACAGGCAGAGACGATCAACGCCGCCGTGGGATTCTTTCCCCTGGGGCTGGCTCAAATCTAATTGAAGTCTGCCTCAGGCAGACCGTACGTTCATTTCTTAATAAGATGGTTATGTCTGGTAACGGGCCCATAGGCAATTCCCCGGTCGAACCGAGCTAAGATTTAAAAACAATATAGAAGTTTATTAAATATCAATCCTTTATCCATGCTGACGAGGCGGTTACCAGAATGATACAGTTCTCCTTACCGGTATTCAACAGCGAATGCCTTGATCCGGTGGGGATCCAGGTGGCATCGCCCACCGCCACCTGCCTTTTATCATCGTCTACCTGGATTTCGCCTGATCCGCTCAGTATAAAATATATTTCTTCCATGGGATCAACATGTTCTTCAATTTTCCTGCCCGGTTCAAGGGTTGCCATGGCAAAGAAACCGATTTCTTTAAGGGTGCGCCGGTCCAGTATCATCTGCGCTACTGCTCCACCATGGGCAATGTAAGTGGTTTCCATGACTTCCTTATCATTTATATTTCTGACAATCATTTATTATTCCTTTCTTTGTATCCTGGCCATGAAGGGTTTTACAGGATACGTGGTGCGGGTTACGGGGAAAAAAAGAGTTATTTTCTCTAACACCTTGCAATCGCATCCTTAGGACACCACCCAACAAAAAAGTTTTAAAAAAAGATATAATGGATCGCGATGACTGTTGTTGTATGATTAATATGGTTTTGCGATTTTTCCGAAAGCCCTTATTTCATCGGGAAGATCTTCCACTTGAATAGTGGGATCCACCCCAAAGGCAAAAGACCTTTCAACGACATTTTCCAACTGAATCACATTGCCGGGCCAATTATATTTCAATAAATAATCCATCGCATCTAAAGATACATTTAGAATCTTTTTTTCGCTCCTGTTTTTAAATTTATGTAAAAAATAGATGATAAGCAGACAGATATCTTCTTTTCGTTCCCTCAATGGGGGTATCTTAATGGAAACGGCATTAAGATAATTGAAGAATTTTCGTTCTAGGCTTCCGTTTTCCAGGCTTTCTTTAGTGTCTTTGTTGGTTGCAGAGATTATCCTTAACCCAAAATCAAGCTTTTCATTGTTGGCGTCTGATTCCATTTGTTTATGCTGCAGCGCCCGGAGGAGTTCGTTCTGAATATCGGGCTGAATTTCAGCAATTTCATCCAGGAAGATGGTTCCGCCTTCATAAGGTTTTAAAAGGTCGATAAAGGTCTCGGGTTTAATTTTTTTAGGGAGTTTTTTTGCCAGACTACTGCAATTAAAAGGGGTAAAGGGTTTGTCTTTCCGCGGACTGTTTTGGTGGATAACATGCGCGGTTAACTCTTTTCCCGTCCCGCTTTCACCCTGAATTAAAACGTTGGGGCTGTGGGGTTTCATTCTGTCAATTATTTCATAAATTTCCTGCATCCTCAGACTGATACCAACCATCTTGCCATATTTATGTCTTTCTTTTATTCTTTTCTTCAGCAATGCATTCTCACGCTTAATCTTTTTTTCCTCGACAATTCGATCAATGATTATTTTTAAAAGATTAAGTTTAAAGGGCTTCTGGAGGTAATCATAGCTTCCTGTTTTCATTGCTTTAACGGCTGACTCCAGGGTTCCGTGGCCCGTTACAATAATGACTTCGATATCGGGACTGTATTCTTTTATTCTTGCCAGGAGTTCGATGCCGTCGAGCCCGGGCATTTTGAAATCGGTAAAAACAATATCAAAATTTTTATCTTTTAATAATTGTAGCGCTTCATCGCCGCTTTCCGCAAGGGAGACCTTATAACCTTGTCTGGTAAGATATTTATCTACAATGTTCAGTATTGCACTATCATCATCAACAAACAGGATTTTATAATCTTCCATAGATACCTCCAAAACACGCGAGGAATATTTTTTCAAAAATTTTCGGCAAACTGCCAGCTACCGGTGGAGCAATTTTTTATTTGCATCATGTTTTTGTCTCATTTTTATCCATGACAGCAAGGTTGGTACTTTTTTTAGACTTCCTTGTTTATTTTATGCCTTTTTATTTTTTCCACCAAGGTGGTTCGTTTAATCTGGAGAAAATCAGCCGCTTTGTTTTTAATCCAGTTTGTTTTTTCAAGCGCATTGATAATAAGGGCTTTTTCATATTCGGTTACGGCGGTATTGAAATCAATTCCTTCATTCGGGATGCCAATTTCAGGCAGAGTTCCCGGTTGTTTTATTGTTTTAAGTTTTAGCGGGAGATCCTGTTCCTTTATTTCAGAACTTTCGCATAGTACCACAAGCCTTTCAATCAGGTTCTTAAGCTCCCGTACATTTCCCGGCCAAGAATAATTCGTCAATATTTTCAAAGCTTCGTTTGAAATCGTTAGAAGATCCTTTTT from Thermodesulfobacteriota bacterium includes these protein-coding regions:
- a CDS encoding sigma-54 dependent transcriptional regulator gives rise to the protein MEDYKILFVDDDSAILNIVDKYLTRQGYKVSLAESGDEALQLLKDKNFDIVFTDFKMPGLDGIELLARIKEYSPDIEVIIVTGHGTLESAVKAMKTGSYDYLQKPFKLNLLKIIIDRIVEEKKIKRENALLKKRIKERHKYGKMVGISLRMQEIYEIIDRMKPHSPNVLIQGESGTGKELTAHVIHQNSPRKDKPFTPFNCSSLAKKLPKKIKPETFIDLLKPYEGGTIFLDEIAEIQPDIQNELLRALQHKQMESDANNEKLDFGLRIISATNKDTKESLENGSLERKFFNYLNAVSIKIPPLRERKEDICLLIIYFLHKFKNRSEKKILNVSLDAMDYLLKYNWPGNVIQLENVVERSFAFGVDPTIQVEDLPDEIRAFGKIAKPY